ATCAGAACCGCTTGCCGTCAGGCAACGAGGCCCAGGACAGGCAATGGCAGGTCATGGGTATTGCGGGCCTTGGCCAGCAGGTCGGCGGCCATGTCCAGGCAGGAACCGCAGGTGGCGCCGCAGCCGGTACGCATGGTCAGCTCGGACACGCTGGCGACACCGCTCTGGGCGGCTTCGCGGATCTGGTGGTCGGTAACCCCGTTGCAGATGCAGACGTACACGTGCGGACTCGGCAGGCAGGCCCGGATCGGCCTGTGGCTATTCCAATCGAAACGAGAATGGTTGTCAATTTCGGAAATGAATCATTCTCGATACGGTTCAGCCAACCCGTTCAGGCACAAAAAAAAGACCGATCTTTCGATCGGTCTTTCTTCGTATTTGGCTGCCCCGGATGGATTCGAACCACCGAATGCCTGAGTCAGAGTCAGGTGCCTTACCGCTTGGCGACGGGGCAATAACTGCGTGCAATTGTTGCACTTTTTCACTAGAAAACCAAGCGGACTTGGTGGCTATGGGTGGACTCGAACCACCGACCCCAGCATTATGAGTGCTGTGCTCTAACCGGCTGAGCTACATAGCCCTAGTGAGCCGGCAATTCTGGACATGTAAACCGAATCTGTCAACACTTTTTCACCGCGCTTGTGAGTGGAGTGCGGGCATGGCACAGTCCCGACCAGTAGATTTTTCTAGGAGTCCGCATCGTGATCGATCCGGACGGCTATCGACCGAACGTCGGCATCGTGCTGATGCGGCAGGACGGGCAGGTGTTCTGGGCACGACGTGTGCGCCGGGATGGCTGGCAGTTCCCGCAGGGTGGCATGAACACCGACGAGACGCCTGTCGAAGCCATGTATCGCGAGTTGCATGAAGAAACAGGCCTGTTGCCCGAGCACGTGGAAGTGCTGGGTGCGACACCGGGCTGGCTGCGCTATCGCCTGCCGGCCCGTGCCATCCGTCGCAATGAGAAGCAGGTCTGCATCGGCCAGAAGCAGGTCTGGTTCCTGCTGCGCCTGGCCGGCGACGAATCGCACGTCAAACTGGACCATACCGACAGCCCCGAGTTCGACCAGTGGCGCTGGGTGGACTTCTGGTACCCGGTGGAACACGTGGTGATGTTCAAGCGCGGCGTGTACGCGCGCGCGCTGCGCCACCTGGCGCCGCTGGCGCGGGGCGTGGCCGGCACCGGCGTGGATTCGATGCCCAGGTCCGCACAGGAAGCCTGGATGCCCGGCAATGCGGCCGGGCACGACCGTCCGCGCAAGCGCGCACCGGTGCCCAAGCGCGGCGGCGGCTATTGGCCACGCAGCAAGGCCAAGGGCGAACCGGGCGCGGTCTGATCCCGGTCGGCCCTGCTGAAACGACAAAAGCCCGGCCGAAGCCGGGCTTTTGCGTTCCTCCCAGCGGGATCCCGAAGGATCCCACGCCAGGCGCGATGGATCAGCGCTTGGAGAACTGGGTGGCGCGACGTGCCTTGTGCAGGCCGACCTTCTTACGCTCGACTTCACGGGCGTCACGGGTCATGAAGCCGGCCTTGCGCAGTTCGGACTTCAGGGTTTCGTCGTACTCGACCAGCGCGCGGGCGATGCCCAGGCGGATCGCACCGGCCTGGCCGGTGGTGCCGCCGCCAGCGGCGGTGACCATGATGTCGAACGATTCGGTGTTCTTGGTCAGTTCCAGCGGCTGACGCACGATCATGCGTGCGGTCTCACGGCCAAAGAACTCGTCCAGCGGACGGCCGTTGACGGTGATGTTGCCGGCGCCCTTGCGCAGGAACACGCGGGCGGTGGAGGACTTGCGGCGGCCGGTGCCGTAGTTTTGAGTGATAGCCATGATTAGATATCCAGAACCTGGGGCTGCTGAGCGGCGTGCGGGTGCTCGGAACCCGAGTACACCTTGAGCTTGCGGTACATGGCGCGGCCCAGCGGGCCCTTCGGCAGCATGCCCTTGACGGCGGTTTCGATGACGCGTTCCGGGTGGCGCTCAAGCGCCTGGGCCAGGGTTTCGGTCTTCAGGTTGCCGATGTAGCCAGTGAAGCGGTGGTACAGCTTGTCCTGCAGCTTGTTGCCGGTGACGGCAATCTTTTCTGCATTGATGACAACCAGGTAATCACCGGTATCAACGTGGGGGGTGTAGACCGGCTTGTGCTTGCCGCGCAGACGGCGGGCCAGCTCGGTGGACAGACGGCCCAGCGTCTTGCCGGAGGCGTCGACGAGATACCAGTCGCGCTGGAGGGTCTCGGACTTTGCAGTGAAAGTGCTCATGAAAGAACTCAGGTAGGTCGGGCTCATTGCGGCCATGGAGCGGCCGGAACTCTGCCACGCGTTGTGAAGAGGCGGGATTGTACAGTGCAACCCTTGGCCATGCAAATGGGCGAGAATCACCCTTCCCCCGCCGCCGCGATGCCCACCCGGATGACCGCGTACCGCCAGATCACCCCGCTCGACCACCTGCTGACCGAGGCCCAGCGCGCCCTGGACACGGTGTTCGGCAACCCGCCGGCCAGCCGGCCGTACCCGGCCGAGGCCACCGACGAGGCGCCGTTGGCCGGCGCCGAGCGCCGCCATGCGGCCGGGCTGATGCGCATCAACCACGTCGGTGAGGTCTGTGCGCAGGGCCTGTACTTCGGCCAGGCCGCCGTGGCGCAGGAGCCGCAGACGCGCGCCCACCTGCTCGAGGCGGCCCAGGAAGAGACCGACCACCTGGCCTGGTGCGCGCAGCGCCTGCGCGAACTGGACAGCCGGCCCAGCCTGTTCAACCCGATCTGGTATGCCGGCAGCTACACCATCGGCACCCTCGCCGGCCTGCGCGGGGACGGCTGGAACCTGGGCTTCGTGGTCGAGACCGAGCGCCAGGTGGAAGCCCACCTGGACGAACACCTGGACACCCTGCCCCCGGCCGACCAGCGCAGCCGCGAGATCCTCAAGGTGATGAAGATCGACGAGGCCCGCCACGCGGACCATGCCGAACATGCCGGCGCGCGGAAGCTGCCGTTCCCGATTCCGGGGGTGATGGCGTTGGCGTCCAAGGCAATGAAGAGCATTGCCTACCGGATGTAACCGGGATGCCGCCGGGCCCAGGTAGTGCCGGCCGCTGGCCGGCTCCAGGCGATGCCGGACACACCAGGGAGCCGGCCAGCGGCCGGCACTACGGTCAACCCGAGACCAGCTTCAGGCCGATAACACCCGCCACGATCAGCCCGATGCACGCCAGCCGCGGCGCCGAAGCGCTGTCGCCGAACAGGAAGATGCCCAGGATCGCCACGCCGAGCGCGCCGATCCCGGTCCAGATGGCGTAGCCGGTCCCTACCGGAATGGTGCGCAGGGCCTGGGTGAGCAGGTACAGGCTGATGCCCGCCGAAATGATGGTGGCCACGGTCGGCCACGGCTTGCTGAAGCCGTCGCTGTATTTCAGGCCAAGCGCGAAGCCGATTTCGAACACGCCGGCCAGCAGCAGGTAGATCCAGGGCATGGGGATTGCCTCCTAAACAAAAACAAAACGGCCCGGTGTCTTCACACCGGACCGTCATCGGCAGGTTGCCGTGGAACAATGATTCTGCGCAAAACAGATGTTCCACAGGGCGGGACGTCCCGCCTGCCTGCCACCCCGCCGGGGCCAGGCCCGGACGGTGGAGCAGTGTATTACTCGGACAGGTTGCGGCCGTGGAACAGCTCTTCGATCTCGCGCTTCAGCAGCGCTTCGATCTTCATGCGTTCCTTGAACGACAGGTTCTTGGCCTTCTCTTCGAACAGGTACTGGTCCAGGTCGAAGTCCTTCAGGTGCATCTTCGTGTGGAAGATGTTTTCCTGGTAGACGTTGACGTCGAACATCTCGTAACGCGACTTGATGTTCTTGGCCAGGAAGTTCTGGATCGAGTTGATCTTGTGGTCGATGAAGTGCTTCTTGCCCTTCACGTCACGGGTGAAGCCACGGACGCGGTAGTCCATGATCACGATGTCCGATTCCAGGCTCTCGATCAGGTAGTTCAGCGCCTTCAGCGGCGAAATCACGCCACAGGTAGCCACATCGATGTCCGCGCGGAACGTGGCGATGCCTTCCTGCGGGTGGGTTTCGGGGTAGGTATGGACAGTGATGTGGCTCTTGTCCATGTGCGCTACCACGGCGTCGGAGATCAACTCCTTGCCCGCCAGCTTCTTGTCGATCACCGGTTCTTCGGAGATCAGGATCGTCACCGAAGCGCCCTGCGGATCGTAGTCCTGGCGCGCCACGTTGAGGATGTTGGCGCCGATGATCTCAGCGACATCGGTCAAGATTTGAGTCAGCCTATCGGCGTTGTACTCTTCATCGATGTATTCAATGTAACGCTGGCGCTCCTCTTCGGTGCGGGCGTAACACACGTCATAGATGTTGAAGCTCAGCGCCTTGGTGAGGTTGTTGAAACCCTGCAACCTCAGGCGAGGCAACGGCTTGACCACGGCGGTCGATCCTGTGTGTGGTGGGAAAGGAACAATTATGGGGCAAACTGATCGAGGGCGAAACTTGCATTGAAACAAGTTGCTGTGTTGGGGTTTGCCCTTCACAACCCTGATCGTTAAGCTCGCGGCACATAGCCGTGAATTGTTCATGAGCAAAGGGAGCGCCTCAACGTGTCATCTGTGCGCCTTGCCACGAGTCCATTGGCCCTGGACATCGCCACCATAGATCGCTTTCTGGCCCACAGCCATCGACGCCGTTACCCAGGCCGCACCGATGTTTTCCGCCCCGGCGACCCTGCGGGCACCCTGTACTACGTGATCAGCGGCTCCGTTTCCATAATTGCCGAGGAAGAAGACGACCGCGAGCTGGTCCTGGGCTACTTCGGCTCGGGCGAGTTCGTGGGCGAGATGGGCCTGTTCGTGGAGACCGAGCGCCGTGAGGTGATCCTGCGCACCCGCACCCCGTGCGAGCTGGCCGAGATCAGCTACGAGCGGCTGCACCAGCTGTTCCTGGGGCCGCTCTCCACCGACGCCCCGCGCCTGCTCTACGCGCTGGGCCAGCAGGTCTCCAAGCGCCTGCTGGACACCAGCCGCAAGGCCAGCCGGCTGGCCTTCCTGGACGTTACCGACCGCATCGTGCGTACCCTGCACGACCTGGCCCGTGAGCCGGAGGCCATGAGCCATCCGCAGGGCACCCAGCTGCGCGTGTCCCGCCAGGAGCTGGCGCGGCTGGTGGGGTGTTCGCGTGAAATGGCCGGGCGGGTGCTCAAGAAGCTGCAGAGCGACGGGCTGCTGCACGCCCGCGGCAAGACCGTTGTCCTGTACGGGACGCGCTGATTCCGGTTGCCGGCCTACGGCCGGCCGCATGGTGGGGCATGACAATGCCCTTCACACGGTGCCGGTAGGCTGAATGCATGGCACCTGGCAGCGAATTCTACTGGTTCATCCTGATCGGCCTCGGCGCGCAGCTGGTCGACGGCGCGCTGGGCATGGCGTTCGGGCTGGTGTCCTCGTCGGTGATGCTCAGCATGGGCATCCCCCCGGCGGCGGTCAGCGCAAGCGTGCATACCGCCGAGGTGTTCACGACAGGCGCCTCCGGGGTGTCGCACCTGGTGGCGGGGAACGTGGACAAGCGGCTGTTCCTGCGCCTGGCCCTGCCCGGCGCGGTCGGCGGGGTGGTCGGTGCCTACGTGCTGACCCAACTGCCGGGTGAGGCGATCCGTCCCTTCATCTACGCCTACCTGCTGGTGCTGGCGGTGTTCATCCTGCTGCGCGCGGCCGGGCGGCTGGTGCCGCGTCAGGAAGTGAAGCGGGTGCCGGTGCTGGGCTTCTTCGCCGGGCTGCTGGACGCCAGCGGCGGCGGCGGCTGGGGCCCGGTGGCCACCTCCACCCTGCTCGCCCGCGGCGGCCAGGCACGCACCACCATCGGCACGGTCAATGCCGCCGAGTTCGTAGTCACATTGGCGGTGTCGATCACGTTCCTGCTGTCGATGGGCCTGCAGTACCTGAACATCGTGGCCGGCCTGCTGATCGGCGGCATGATGGCCGCCCCGCTGGCGGCGGTGCTGGTGAAGCGGGTCAAGGAACGCTGGGTGCTGATTGCGGTGGGCGTGCTGGTGCTGTCGATCAGCCTCTTCCAGATCGGCCATGCAGTGAAGGGGTGGTTGGGTTAACCCCGGTCACCGCCGCGGTCGACGCAGCCCCAGTTGAGGATCCGGGTACCCGGCTTCAACACCTGGCGGAAGTACGCCACCTTGGACACCTTCGGGTTCACCACCACCGGCTCCTTTGCGGCCAGCAGCAGCGGCAGGTCGGCGGTGCTGTCCGAATAGGCCACGTCGATGTCGCCGTAGCCACGCTCGCGCAGCATCCGCATCTTTTCTTCGTTGTGGCAGTGCCGGGTGGCACCCACAGCGCCAAAGCGCGGCCCGACCTCGCTGCCGATCACCGGCACGCCCTGGTGGGCGACGAAGGCCAGGATCGCGCGGGCCAGCTCCGGCGGTGCGCCGGTCGCCACCACCACGCGGTCGCCCTTGGCACGATGTTCGGCGAACACCTGCAGCGCCTGCGGCAGCAGCTTGGCGCGCAGCTGCGCCTCGTGCTTGAGCACGTAGGCGTCGATCACCCGGTTGAATTCACGCGCACGGTGCAGGCCGAAGGTGGCGATCCAGACATAGACCGAGATACCGGTACGCCGCGTCGGCAGCATCGCCACCAGCGGCCCGGCGACCGGCGTCACCAGCAGCGCGCCGAGCAGCCGCAACGGGTTGCGCTTGATGAGCGAGGCGAACAGGTGGCTGCCGGAGTCGCCGTCGTACAGGGTGTGGTCGAAGTCGAAGACCACCAGCGGCGCGTCGTCGTGCGGAGTCGGGTAGTTCGCTGTCATGCGCTGAAGAATAGCTGACGCAGGCCCTCGCCGGGTTCTTCGACCCGCATGAAGGCCTCGCCGACCAGGAACGCATGCACCCCGGCGTTGCGCATCAGGGTCACGTCGTCCGGGCCGAGGATGCCACTTTCGGTGACCAGCAGGCGGTCGCGCGGCACGGCTTGGCGCATCTCCAGGGTGGTCTGCAGCGACACCTCGAACGTGCGCAGGTTGCGGTTGTTGATTCCGATCAGCGGCACCGGCACCTGGATGGCACGCTCCAGTTCGTCGATATCGTGCACTTCCACCAGCACGTCCATGCCCAGCTGCATGGCCAGGTCGGACAGCTCGGCCAGCTGGCGGTCTTCCAGCGCGGCCACGATCAGCAGGATGCAGTCCGCGCCAAGCACGCGCGCCTCGTACACCTGGTAGGCGTCGATCACGAAATCCTTGCGCAGCACCGGCAGCGTGCACGCGTCGCGCGCCTGCTGCAGGTAGGCGTCGGCGCCCTGGAAGAAGTCCACGTCGGTCAGCACCGACAGGCAGCTGGCGCCGCCGAACTCATAGCTCACCGCGATGTCGGCCGGGTGGAAGTCCGGGCGGATCACGCCCTTGGACGGGCTGGCCTTCTTCACTTCGGCGATCACCGCCGGGTTGCCGGCGACGATGGAGGCGCGCAATGCATCGGCGAAACCCCGTACCGGCGGCGCCGCGGCCAGGCGCTCCTGGAGCGCTTCCAGCGGCACCCGGGCGCGGCGCTCGGCCACTTCTACGGCCTTGCGGGCCAGGATGGTCTCGAGGATGTCGCTCTTGTCGCTCATGTCGTTCAGGGTCCTTCAGGCCGGCCATTATCGACCAGCCACGGGTGAGGCGTGAAGGCGGGCTCAGCCCGCCGTGCGGATGCGCCGGGTGGCGTCCACGTAGTCGTGCATGCGCTGGCGGGCGCTGCCGTCGGCAATGGCGGCGCGGGCGCGGGCCAGGCCGTCGGCGATGCTGCTGGCCACGCCGGCGACGTACAGCGCCGCGCCGGCGTTGAGCGCCACGATGTCCAGCGCCGGGCCCGGCACGTTGTCGAGCACGCCGCGCAGCATCGCGATCGATTCCTCCGGACCGCTTACCTTGAGGTTGCGGCTGGCCGACATGGCAATGCCGAAATCTTCCGGATGGATCTCGTACTCGCGGACCTTGCCATCGCGCAGCTCGCCGACCAGCGTGCCGGCGCCCAGCGAGATCTCGTCCATGTTGTCGCGGCCCCACACCACCATGGCGCGCTCGGCGCCCAGCTCGCGCAGCACGCGCGCCTGGATGCCCACCAGGTCCGGATGGAACACGCCCATCAGCACGTTGGTGGCACCGACCGGGTTGGTCAGCGGACCGAGGATGTTGAAGATGGTGCGTACGCCCATCTCGCGACGCACCGGCGCCACCACCTTCATCGCCGGGTGGTGCATCGGCGCGAACATGAAGCCGATACCGGTCTCCGTAATCGCCTGCGCCACTTCTTCCGGGCGCAGTTCGATGACCGCACCCAACGCTTCCACGGCATCGGCGCTGCCGGACTTGGACGACACGCTGCGGTTGCCATGCTTGGCAACCTTGCCACCGGCCGCAGCGACCACGAACATGGCGCAGGTGGAGATGTTGAAGGTGTGCGAGCCGTCGCCACCGGTGCCGACGATGTCGATCAGGTGGGTCTTGTCCTGCACCGGTACCGCCAGGGCCAGCTCGCGCATGACCGTGGCCGCGCCGGCAATCTCGCCGACCGTTTCCTTCTTGACCCGCAGGCCGGTGAGGATCGCCGCAGTCATCACCGGCGAGACCTCGCCGCGCATCACCTGGCGCATCAGGTCGACCATTTCGTCGAAGAAGATTTCGCGGTGTTCGATGGTCCGCTGCAGCGCTTCGTGGGGGGTGAAGGTCATGCGCGGTGTCCTTGCAGGAAGTTCTTCAGCAGGGCGTGGCCATGCTCGGTCAGGATCGACTCGGGGTGGAACTGCACGCCTTCGACCGGGAACTCGCGATGGCGCAGGCCCATGATCTCTTCCATGGAGCCATCCTCGTTCTCGGTCCAGGCGGTCACTTCCAGGCACGCCGGCAGCGTGGTCTTGTCCACCACCAGCGAGTGGTAGCGGGTGGCCTGGTACCGGTCCGGCAGGCCGGCGAACACGCCCTTGCCTTCATGCCGGATCGGCGAGGTCTTGCCATGCATGATGGTGCCGGCGCGGATCACGTCGCCGCCGTACACCTGGCCGATGCCCTGGTGGCCCAGGCATACGCCGAGGATCGGCGTGGTCGGGCCAAGCCGCTGGATCAGCTCCAGCGATACGCCCGCTTCGTTGGGCGTGCACGGGCCGGGCGAGATCACGATGCGCTCGGGCTTCTGCGCGGCAATCTCGTCCACGCTCATCGCATCGTTGCGCACCACCTTCACCTCGGCACCCAGCGTCTGCAGGTACTGCACGAGGTTGTAGGTGAAGCTGTCGTAGTTGTCGATCATCCACAACATCGGAATTTCCTGGTCAGAGGCCCTTGGCGGCCTGGGCTACAGCGCGGAACAGGGCGCGGCCCTTGTTCATGGTCTCGTCCCATTCCTTGCCCGGGTCCGAGTCGTAGACGATGCCGGCGCCGGCCTGCACGTGCAGGCGGCCGTCCTTGATCACCGCAGTGCGGATCGCGATGGCGGTGTCGGCGTCGCCATGCCAGCCGATGTAGCCGATGCTGCCGGCGTAGACATTCCGCTTGATCGGCTCCAGCTCGCGGATGACTTCCAGCGCGCGGATCTTCGGCGCGCCGCTGACGGTGCCGGCCGGGAAGGTGGCGCGCAGCACGTCGGCATAGCTCAGGCCCGGCTGCAGCTGCCCGGTAACTTCGCTGACGATATGCATGACGTGGCTGTAGCGCTCGATCACGAACTGCTCGCCCACTTCCACCGTACCCGCCTTTGAAACACGCCCCGCATCGTTGCGGCCGAGGTCGATCAGCATCAGGTGCTCGGCGCGTTCCTTCGGGTCGGCCAGCAGCTCGGCTTCGAGTGCGTTGTCTTCTTCCACCGTGGCGCCGCGCGGCCGGGTACCGGCGATCGGGCGTACGGTGACCTCGCCGTCCTGCAGGCGCACCAGGATTTCCGGCGAGGAGCCGACCACCTGCACGTCGCCGGTGTCGAGGAAGTACATGTACGGCGACGGGTTGAGCGCGCGCAGCGCCCGGTACACGTCCACCGGGCGCGCCTTGAACGGCACGCTCAGGCGCTGGCTGAGGACCACCTGGAAGATGTCGCCGGCGCGGATGTATTCCTTGGACTTGTCCACTGCGGCGATGAAGCCTTCGCGGGTGAAGCCGGACACGAAGTCGTTTTCGTCCAGCACGTCGCGGGTGATCGGCGCCGGGTAGCCCGCACCCGGCGCGCGCAGCTTTGCCACCAGCGTGTCCAGGCGTGCCTGCGCGTCGTCCCATGCGCCAGACTGGCCGGGGTCGGCATGCACGATCAGGTACAGGCGGCCCTTGAGGTTGTCGAACACCGCCAGGTCTTCGGAATGCAGCAGCAGGATGTCCGGGGTGCCCAGCTCATCGCGGCCGCGCGGCGGGGCCAGGCGCGGTTCGATATAGCCGATGCACTCGAACCCGAACCAGCCGACCAGGCCGCCGGTGAAACCGGGCAGGCCCGCCAGCTTCGGCACCGAATGGGCGCTGCGCAGCGCCTCGACCTCGGTGAACGGGTCGGCCACCTCACGGGTTTCCACCACCTGCCCCGCCTCGCTGACGGTCAGGGTATGGCCGTGGAAGGCATATACGCGCCGCGCCGGCAGGCCGATGATCGAGTAGCGCCCGAAGCGTTCCCCGCCTTCGACCGATTCGAACAGATAGGTGTGCGGGCCGTCGGCGAGCTTCAGATAGACCGAAAGCGGCGTGTCCAGGTCGGACAGCACTTCGCGGACGACGGGGATGCGGGTATGGCCTTCAGCGGCCTGCTGCTGGAACTGCTCGAGCGTGATCAAGACGACTTTCCTTCCGGGAAACGGCGGTGGCGGGACGGACGACGGCAACAGGCCACCATCGCCACCAACGGCGAGCGGAAGAAAGGGTATGCGGGGTCGTCAGAATGGACACCCGGGGACTGTACCGCATTGGCGGCACCGGATGGAACCCGCGCGCGCCCGGTCCAGTCACGGCCCCGCCGGCGGTTCAGCCGCCGACAGGGCCAGATGCGTCAACCCATGCGGCGTGCGGCCTGCTGCTCCTGTTCGCGCTGTTCGGCGCCCAGGTCGGTCACCAGCGCCGGTGTCGCAGCGGTGCGCGCCTGCTGGCGAGTGGCCTCGGCCACCTGCTCGGTGCTCACGCTGAGCGGCTGCTGGCGGCCGGCGACCACGTCCACCTGGGCCAGGTGGCGGTGCACCGACGTCAGGTCCTGGGTATCGACGGCGAAGACGCGGGTGCGGTCCTCGCTGAGTACGACCCGCTCGATGCGTTCCAGTCCTTCCTGCGTCGCCTTGGCCGCCAGCGCACCGGCCAGCTGGTCGCTCTGCAGGTCGGGCACGCGGTTGTGGGCCGCATCGATTCCATGCACCCCGGACTGCGCACCCTGGAACATGTGGTACTGCCTGTGGCCTGGGTCGTTGATGCCGACCACCAGCGTGGATGGCTCGGCGGCGACGGCCGCGTGCTTCTCCGCCGGGTGCTGGACGCGTTCGTGCTGTTCCAGCAGCGTGCGCGCGTGCGCCTCCTGCTTCCCGAGCTCGGCATCGAGACTGGGAATGACGGTATCGGCCATGCCATGGCGCGCGGCCGCCTCGCCGAAGGACGGCATGATGCGGTTCGCGAACACGGCGGTTTCGGCGAGGTTGAGCAGGTTCAGCGGGCGGTTGGCGGTTGGCACGTGCGTGGCAACGGCCGCCGCGGTCGCAGTACCCACGCCACCTACGGTAGCGAGTACGGCCGGGGCCTGCGCAGTGACGTTCTTCACGTGGTACGCGGAGAAGTCGTAGCCCTGGTCGACGTAGGCACCTGCGGTGGCATAGCCATTTCGCAGGGTTCCGGCGACCCACTGGCCCTGGCGGTCGATGCCGTCAGCGACGCGTTGCCCGGCCGCCCGCACGGTGGCGGCGTCTTCGCGCGCCTCGCGTTCGGCTTGAACGGCGCGGCTTTCCTGGGCGGTACGGATCTGCTCGGCGTTGGCCTGCAAGCGCTTCGATACGTCGTCCAGCCCGATCAGGTCCGCACCGGCAGACAGCGCCGACAGCGGCCCGGCCATCAGGTGGCCGCGCACGCGGTCGCGGGTGGCTTCCACCATGCCAGTCAGTTCGCGCCCACTGGCGATCACCGTGGTGCCCCCCTGCACGCCAACGCTCAGCGTGGCCGAGCCGGTTTCCACCACCTTGCCGACCACCATGCCCTGCACCCG
This portion of the Stenotrophomonas aracearum genome encodes:
- a CDS encoding XVIPCD domain-containing protein, which encodes MSGPEFQARASAVQQNHLLVQQLRDSGNDSEADRLQETYHAREMSGLAADVYLSAKGDGAPPVGWSRASEDPATLRAAGINLEDDEIRDLLHPLQSGFRAEIYLPDKAVLGEAAKPVVVYKGSTGVIIDPSAPGGRRESGGEDFLNNGQQGIGMRSDYYDRAMRLAATINRDIPGGFEIAGHSLGGGMASAASAVTGARATTFNAAGLHPDTASRYAKDNGLPVFNPQQTVHTYQTSGEVLNDVQNGLQRLNEHQRNGYGLLANEASKLLQEPMMQSLVTEKMREMLPPGAQTSAAQFVEQLGSKPGNEALRNVPVAAGQMEIVLDAKTRNAQGELVDRARTAAPSQVAELAGPLSTVLHAGAQGMRAGRVAGEQVERAGAGVAYALDKTGDGLEQVARVQGMVVGKVVETGSATLSVGVQGGTTVIASGRELTGMVEATRDRVRGHLMAGPLSALSAGADLIGLDDVSKRLQANAEQIRTAQESRAVQAEREAREDAATVRAAGQRVADGIDRQGQWVAGTLRNGYATAGAYVDQGYDFSAYHVKNVTAQAPAVLATVGGVGTATAAAVATHVPTANRPLNLLNLAETAVFANRIMPSFGEAAARHGMADTVIPSLDAELGKQEAHARTLLEQHERVQHPAEKHAAVAAEPSTLVVGINDPGHRQYHMFQGAQSGVHGIDAAHNRVPDLQSDQLAGALAAKATQEGLERIERVVLSEDRTRVFAVDTQDLTSVHRHLAQVDVVAGRQQPLSVSTEQVAEATRQQARTAATPALVTDLGAEQREQEQQAARRMG
- the trpE gene encoding anthranilate synthase component I, giving the protein MITLEQFQQQAAEGHTRIPVVREVLSDLDTPLSVYLKLADGPHTYLFESVEGGERFGRYSIIGLPARRVYAFHGHTLTVSEAGQVVETREVADPFTEVEALRSAHSVPKLAGLPGFTGGLVGWFGFECIGYIEPRLAPPRGRDELGTPDILLLHSEDLAVFDNLKGRLYLIVHADPGQSGAWDDAQARLDTLVAKLRAPGAGYPAPITRDVLDENDFVSGFTREGFIAAVDKSKEYIRAGDIFQVVLSQRLSVPFKARPVDVYRALRALNPSPYMYFLDTGDVQVVGSSPEILVRLQDGEVTVRPIAGTRPRGATVEEDNALEAELLADPKERAEHLMLIDLGRNDAGRVSKAGTVEVGEQFVIERYSHVMHIVSEVTGQLQPGLSYADVLRATFPAGTVSGAPKIRALEVIRELEPIKRNVYAGSIGYIGWHGDADTAIAIRTAVIKDGRLHVQAGAGIVYDSDPGKEWDETMNKGRALFRAVAQAAKGL